Genomic segment of Oceanimonas sp. GK1:
GGCGCACTGAATCAGGGCCTGTTTGTCGCTTCTGGTCATCCCTTGTTACAGAAAAAACAGGTCAAACGCACCGATCTGGCCCGCTATCGGCAGCTGCTCATGCATTCCGAAGACATTGAAGAAAATGTATACAGCCCAAGGGTCTGGCGTGTTGACAACTTTCATACCATCGCGGAGATGGTCGCCGACGATCTCGGCTGGGCGATTCTGCCGGCTCACATTGCTGCCTATGGCAGTGACGACAAGCCTTTGCAGCAAGTTTCCTGTCCGTCTTTAGACTTGCCGCAGTTGTCTGTGCGGATACTGTGGTGTCAGGGGCGAAGGCTGGGTGTCACGGCCCAGTGGGTGGAAAAACGGTTGATGGAACTGCTGCAGCAGGGGCGGCAATAACCTCGTTAGTATGGCAGCCTTAAGCGTTGACAGGCCGCGGACTCACCGCGGCCTGTCGCGTTTGCTATTCAGTACGACTGGCTGTGCACCCCTTTTACCGCCCGGCCGGACGGGTCGGCCATGTTTTTCCACTGCTCGTCCCACTCCAGGGCGGTGGGAGTGGAGCAGGCCACCGAGGGGCCGCAGGGCACGCAGCGGGCGGCGGAGTCTTGCGGAAAATGCCCTTCAAAGATGGCCCGATAGTAATAGGCTTCCTTGCTGGTGGGGGTGTTGAGTGGAAAGCGGAAGGCGGCCGTGGCCATCATCTGATCGGTGACCTGCTCTTCCACCATGGCCTTCAGGCTGTCTATCCAGGAATAGCCCACGCCGTCGGAGAACTGCTCTTTTTGGCGCCAGGCCACTTCATGGGGTAACAGGTCGGCAAAGGCCTCACGCAGTATGTGCTTTTCCATCTTGTCGTTCACGCACATCTTGTCGGCGGGGTTGAGGCGCATGGCCACGTCCATGAATGCCTTGTCGAGGAAGGGCACCCGGGCTTCCACGCCCCAGGCGGCCATGGACTTGTTGGCGCGCAGGCAGTCGAACTGGTGCAGGGCCTTGAGCTTGCGTACCGTCTCTTCATGAAAGGCTTGTGGGTCGGGGGCCTTGTGAAAATACAGGTAGCCGCCAAAGAGCTCGTCGGAGCCTTCACCGGAGAGCACCATCTTGATGCCCATGGCCTTGATGCGCCGGGCCATCAGATACATGGGGGTGGAGGCACGTACCGTGGTGACGTCGTAGGTTTCCAGGTGATAGATCACCTCGCGCAGGGCATCCAGCCCTTCCTGCACCGTGTAGTGCAGCTCATGGTGCACTGTGCCCAGGTGTTCCGCCACCTTGCGCGCGGCAATCAGGTCCGGCGCACCTTCCAGGCCAATGGCAAAGGAATG
This window contains:
- the asnB gene encoding asparagine synthase B, with protein sequence MCSIFGILELKSDPAVLRHRALELSRLLRHRGPDWSGIYSNDKAILVHERLAIVGLDSGAQPLLNPARTHALAVNGEIYNHKELEAGLTCGFEFQTHSDCEVILGLYQEKGPEFLDDLNGIFAFVLYDEENDAYLIGRDHMGIIPLYTGHDEAGNFYVASEMKALTPVCKTISEFPPGHLLYSKEGSPRRYYQRDWEEYGAVKDNTSSVSELREALMAAVKRQLMCDVPYGVLLSGGLDSSIISAVAKLYADKRIEDDSNSQAWWPRLHSFAIGLEGAPDLIAARKVAEHLGTVHHELHYTVQEGLDALREVIYHLETYDVTTVRASTPMYLMARRIKAMGIKMVLSGEGSDELFGGYLYFHKAPDPQAFHEETVRKLKALHQFDCLRANKSMAAWGVEARVPFLDKAFMDVAMRLNPADKMCVNDKMEKHILREAFADLLPHEVAWRQKEQFSDGVGYSWIDSLKAMVEEQVTDQMMATAAFRFPLNTPTSKEAYYYRAIFEGHFPQDSAARCVPCGPSVACSTPTALEWDEQWKNMADPSGRAVKGVHSQSY